One Leucoraja erinacea ecotype New England chromosome 5, Leri_hhj_1, whole genome shotgun sequence DNA segment encodes these proteins:
- the LOC129697570 gene encoding left-right determination factor 2-like encodes MEMGRIHKSWAVMLLALVVLALQVAAGSGVSHEGIKQAMLRRLGLSEVPQMEKRDVEKVVVPRHLRNKYMSMLRLHKEKERRRRALPSLAGILRGIPGNADTTGDVVYADPTRQRLVFDMKGLIPDNSEVTMAELKLFKKGVRSAELPPRRHGRPVTNARVSVYWVSTLADGSNTSSLIDSRLVPILESGWKSLDVTQAVHYWMKSAGLPMYLEVWVEAERVGHYAAQLAKLVHFATQSVAEQTLGKPELVLYTLSQEEYGSSGDCDGGRSRRSGACCRQEYFINFRELAWTQYWIIEPPGYQAYRCVGGCRQPPLPFVYGERRCAATESASLPVMYLVKRGDYTEIEVAEFPNMVTERCACSVDNLSLI; translated from the exons ATGGAGATGGGCAGAATCCACAAGAGCTGGGCTGTTATGCTGCTTGCCTTGGTTGTGTTGGCACTGCAGGTGGCCGCGGGGAGTGGCGTGTCCCACGAGGGCATTAAGCAGGCCATGCTGCGCAGGCTGGGGCTGAGCGAGGTGCCACAGATGGAGAAGAGGGACGTGGAGAAGGTGGTGGTGCCCCGGCACCTGCGTAACAAGTACATGTCCATGCTGCGGCTGCacaaggagaaggagaggaggcgcAGGGCGCTGCCCAGCCTGGCCGGCATACTGCGGGGAATTCCTGGCAACGCAG ACACGACGGGAGACGTGGTGTACGCGGACCCCACCAGGCAGAGGCTGGTGTTCGACATGAAGGGCCTGATCCCCGACAACAGCGAGGTGACCATGGCCGAGCTCAAGCTCTTCAAGAAAGGCGTGCGGTCGGCAGAGCTGCCCCCACGGAGACACGGGCGGCCAGTCACCAACGCCAGGGTCAGTGTGTACTGGGTCAGCACCCTGGCTGATGGCAGCAACACCTCCTCACTCATAGACTCCAG GTTGGTTCCCATCCTGGAGTCTGGGTGGAAGAGCCTGGACGTCACGCAGGCAGTGCACTACTGGATGAAGAGCGCGGGGCTGCCCATGTACCTGGAGGTGTGGGTGGAGGCGGAGCGAGTGGGCCACTACGCCGCACAGCTGGCCAAGCTGGTGCACTTCGCCACCCAGAGCGTCGCCGAGCAAACACTGGGCAAACCAGAGCTGGTGCTCTACACCCTCAGCCAGGAGGAATACGG ATCGTCGGGGGACTGTGACGGGGGCCGGTCGCGCAGGAGCGGGGCCTGCTGCCGGCAGGAGTACTTCATCAACTTCCGGGAGCTGGCCTGGACCCAGTACTGGATCATCGAGCCTCCAGGCTACCAGGCCTACCGCTGCGTGGGGGGGTGCAGGCAGCCCCCACTGCCCTTCGTCTACGGGGAGAGGAGGTGCGCGGCGACAGAGAGCGCCTCACTGCCCGTCATGTACCTGGTGAAGAGGGGAGACTACACCGAGATCGAGGTGGCCGAGTTCCccaacatggtcacagagagatgtGCCTGCAGTGTGGACAACCTCTCCCTCATCTAG